The Pandoraea vervacti DNA window CGCGCGGCGCTGCGCAGCGTCGCACGCGGACAAACGCACGCGGCGCTCTCGCTGGGCATGACTTACTGGCAGACGCAGCGCCACATCATTGCGCCGCAACTGTTCGGCTTCCTCATTCCGCCAACGACCAGCCTCGTCATCATGATGTTCAAGGACTCGGCGATCTTCTCGGTGATGAGCCTGCCGGAGATGACCTATCAAAGCAATCTGCTCACCGCCAACACCTTCGCTTACGTCGAAGTGCTCGGCGCCACGGCATTGATCTACTGGCTCAGCAGCGTCTTGCTGGCCGGTGTTGGGCGACGTCTGGAAAACGTTGTCGGGCGACGTACCCGCACACCCGACGTGGCTCCCCTCTCGACATTCCCCGCCAAAGGAAAAGGACAACTCTCATGACGACATACACCGTCGCGCCGCGCACCGGCCACCCGACCCTGCTGTACTCGGAACTCGATCTCGACATCGACAACCTCAAGGCTGACATTGCCGTGCTCGGCATGCCGTATGGCGCGCCGTACGCGGCGTCAGACTTCAGTAACGATCAGACGAACGCGCCCTCGGCGATTCGTCAGGCGACCGACCGCGTGGTGCGTCGCCCCGAGCACTACGACTTCGATATCGACGGCCCGCTGTTGCAAGGCCGCAAGGACATCCGCTTCGTCGATTGCGGCGATATCGTTCCCGATCTGTCGAAGCCGGGCGAGCACTACGCGCGCGCCGAAGCGGCGGTGCGTCGCATTGCAGCAGGCGGCGCCATGCCGATCGTGCTGGGCGGCGATCACGGCATCACCACGCCGGTGCTGCGCGGCCTCGATCAGAAGGGGCCGATCACGCTCGTCCATATCGACGCCCACCTGGACTGGCGCGACGAAGTCAATGGGGTGCGCGAGGGCCTGTCGAGCCCGATCCGTC harbors:
- a CDS encoding agmatinase codes for the protein MTTYTVAPRTGHPTLLYSELDLDIDNLKADIAVLGMPYGAPYAASDFSNDQTNAPSAIRQATDRVVRRPEHYDFDIDGPLLQGRKDIRFVDCGDIVPDLSKPGEHYARAEAAVRRIAAGGAMPIVLGGDHGITTPVLRGLDQKGPITLVHIDAHLDWRDEVNGVREGLSSPIRRASEMAHVDRIIQIGLRAQGSGRPADLAAAREYGAELVTAYELHDIGMDAVLDRIPDGGNYYLTIDADGLDPSTMPAVAGPAPGGVTFVQARKLIHGLVRKGRVVGMDIVEIQPEKDDVNLISCVTAGRLILNLIGASIRAGYFDK
- a CDS encoding amino acid ABC transporter permease; translation: MAIDFSIVREAIPVLLEGLRITALVSVVGIPIGVVIGISAAYAAQSRTLLRPIALAYVELVRNIPYLILVYLSFFGLPKLGVSASAMTVAVGCTAFYTGGYFCEILRAALRSVARGQTHAALSLGMTYWQTQRHIIAPQLFGFLIPPTTSLVIMMFKDSAIFSVMSLPEMTYQSNLLTANTFAYVEVLGATALIYWLSSVLLAGVGRRLENVVGRRTRTPDVAPLSTFPAKGKGQLS